The Flavobacteriales bacterium genome includes a region encoding these proteins:
- a CDS encoding DUF3817 domain-containing protein yields the protein MNLKNSFRILAYLEGISFILLLFIATPLKHFADEPKYVKMLGMPHGLLFVAYIFMALYLKSEYTWDKTKTKWILLASIIPFAFLLIDKKYLK from the coding sequence ATGAATTTGAAAAACAGCTTTAGAATATTGGCTTATTTGGAAGGTATTTCCTTCATACTTCTATTATTTATTGCCACACCATTAAAGCATTTTGCAGACGAGCCGAAATATGTAAAAATGTTAGGAATGCCACATGGCTTGCTATTTGTAGCCTATATATTCATGGCTTTATATTTAAAATCTGAATACACTTGGGATAAAACAAAAACCAAATGGATTTTATTGGCATCCATTATTCCGTTTGCCTTTCTTTTAATAGACAAGAAATATTTGAAATAA
- a CDS encoding tetratricopeptide repeat protein: MTINKIYKMTTKKVILAFTFLLSLSVTAFAQKNKVSTVVFKLSNTVGDARTGEAWHNTLDECVKDIEDAAKHTTTAADPRMFYYRGFTYLTVLSEGSDEQKAKYKDKLYTAVESFKKCIELDAKGKHTKDAKKGLVDCAVRLYNEGVMTYNNKEFAKSLKAYETALDLFQYDDEKLLQKNAGISKEMVMLNAAAAANRGGDVAKAKSTLKQLAESNYKDANVYYTLHEIYLNEKDTTKALETLALGREALPEDKNLINAELDLMLKLGRSKELMDKLDNAIAAQPNDPILHYARGLNYFNLYEIDKKIANLDEAEKSYQKAIELDPGYFNAYFNLGVVYTEKCKPIKEKIDAEKNYDKQLVLESQIDELYKKAAVPFEECMNMADGNMTNAEKADLAQNLKIIYGRLQNVDKSYEPKYKQMRALIDELKG, from the coding sequence ATGACAATTAATAAAATCTATAAAATGACAACAAAAAAGGTAATTTTAGCATTTACGTTTTTGCTTTCGTTGAGTGTAACAGCATTTGCTCAAAAAAACAAAGTATCTACGGTAGTTTTTAAGCTGTCTAACACGGTTGGTGATGCCAGAACTGGTGAAGCATGGCACAATACGCTGGATGAGTGTGTGAAGGATATTGAAGATGCCGCAAAACATACAACAACTGCTGCCGACCCTCGAATGTTTTACTATCGAGGTTTTACCTACCTTACGGTTTTATCTGAAGGTTCGGATGAGCAAAAGGCAAAGTACAAAGACAAACTTTATACGGCTGTTGAATCTTTTAAAAAATGTATTGAGCTTGACGCAAAAGGCAAGCACACCAAAGATGCCAAAAAAGGATTGGTTGACTGTGCAGTTCGTTTGTATAACGAAGGGGTTATGACCTATAATAATAAAGAATTTGCTAAATCATTGAAGGCTTACGAAACGGCTTTAGATTTATTTCAGTATGATGATGAAAAGCTGCTTCAAAAAAATGCTGGCATAAGCAAAGAAATGGTCATGCTAAATGCTGCTGCTGCTGCCAATAGGGGAGGAGATGTGGCCAAAGCAAAATCCACTTTAAAACAATTGGCAGAGTCAAATTATAAAGATGCAAATGTGTATTACACTCTTCACGAAATTTATTTGAATGAAAAAGATACTACAAAAGCATTGGAAACGCTGGCATTAGGAAGAGAGGCGTTGCCAGAAGACAAAAATTTGATAAATGCAGAGCTTGATTTAATGCTAAAATTGGGTAGAAGCAAAGAGTTGATGGACAAATTGGATAACGCAATTGCTGCACAGCCAAATGATCCTATTTTGCACTATGCACGAGGGTTGAATTATTTTAATCTTTATGAAATTGACAAGAAAATAGCAAATCTGGATGAGGCTGAAAAAAGTTATCAAAAGGCAATTGAATTGGATCCCGGATACTTCAATGCATATTTTAACTTGGGTGTGGTTTACACTGAAAAATGTAAGCCTATAAAAGAAAAAATTGACGCTGAAAAAAACTACGACAAACAATTAGTATTAGAAAGTCAAATTGATGAGCTGTATAAAAAGGCCGCAGTTCCTTTTGAAGAATGTATGAATATGGCTGATGGCAATATGACTAATGCCGAGAAAGCTGATTTGGCACAAAACCTGAAAATTATCTATGGCAGGTTGCAAAACGTTGATAAATCGTATGAGCCCAAATACAAACAAATGAGGGCTTTGATTGATGAACTAAAAGGATAA
- a CDS encoding SH3 domain-containing protein — MITITKKHITNSSNRPFRNLISTKGIIIHWTANSGTNANAMAHYNYFQNHDVGASAHFFVDSNQIIEIIPDNEEAYHVGSRYSSGYTDLANTIRGTHYTPNAFLIGVEMCVNPESDWDLTQKNTIDLVNHLMQKHGLNANQVWRHYDITLKDCPKMMTNEEDEAWGRFKQILTSGNFPDESKKIGLGTVNSQDLNVRMGNGTFFKKVGQLALNSQVDIYESVGTWYRIGKGQWVSKSYITSQPLPSNSTTNAAALTGKVTADKLNGRSGPSTYFDVVKQFLKDEVLSIFQQEGDWYHVGNNVWVHKNYVDLVENTPYKNGIVTATQLNIRGGAGTNQPIVGSLNKGDEVKIFEERNGWYRIDTDQWVYALYVIEKVIKSGRINTTVLNVRQGPGTQFQIVGQVHQNDRVSIIAQEGDWYNIDTDKWVHSGYVLLENV; from the coding sequence ATGATTACAATTACCAAAAAACACATTACAAACTCCTCAAACCGACCTTTTAGAAACCTCATAAGCACAAAGGGAATAATTATTCATTGGACTGCAAATTCAGGAACTAATGCAAATGCGATGGCTCATTACAATTATTTTCAGAATCACGATGTTGGAGCTTCTGCCCATTTTTTTGTTGATTCAAATCAAATTATAGAAATCATACCGGACAACGAAGAAGCCTATCATGTGGGGTCAAGATATTCATCGGGTTATACAGATTTGGCAAATACCATTCGGGGTACACACTACACTCCCAATGCCTTTTTAATTGGGGTAGAAATGTGCGTTAATCCTGAGTCTGATTGGGATTTAACCCAGAAAAACACCATTGATTTGGTAAACCATTTGATGCAAAAGCATGGTTTAAATGCAAATCAAGTTTGGAGGCATTACGACATTACTTTAAAAGACTGCCCTAAAATGATGACGAATGAAGAAGATGAGGCTTGGGGTAGGTTTAAACAAATATTAACCTCTGGAAATTTCCCGGATGAAAGTAAAAAAATTGGATTGGGAACAGTAAATAGTCAAGACCTAAATGTGCGGATGGGCAACGGCACTTTCTTTAAAAAAGTTGGACAATTGGCCTTAAACAGTCAAGTGGATATTTATGAAAGTGTTGGCACGTGGTATAGAATTGGCAAAGGGCAATGGGTGAGTAAATCATACATTACCTCACAACCTTTGCCAAGCAATAGCACCACCAATGCCGCTGCATTGACTGGAAAAGTGACAGCCGATAAACTGAATGGCCGCAGTGGTCCGTCAACCTATTTTGATGTGGTTAAACAATTTTTGAAGGATGAAGTGCTGTCTATTTTTCAGCAAGAAGGAGACTGGTACCATGTGGGCAATAATGTTTGGGTACACAAAAATTACGTTGATTTGGTAGAAAACACACCGTACAAAAATGGAATTGTAACTGCTACCCAGCTTAACATTAGAGGTGGTGCAGGCACAAACCAACCTATTGTTGGCAGCCTAAACAAAGGCGATGAGGTAAAAATATTTGAAGAACGTAACGGATGGTATAGAATAGACACTGACCAATGGGTTTATGCACTTTACGTAATCGAAAAAGTTATTAAAAGCGGTCGGATAAATACTACCGTTTTAAATGTTAGACAAGGCCCTGGTACGCAGTTTCAAATAGTTGGTCAGGTACACCAAAACGATAGAGTTTCAATAATAGCCCAAGAAGGTGATTGGTATAATATAGATACTGATAAATGGGTGCATTCCGGTTATGTTTTATTAGAAAATGTATGA
- the gyrA gene encoding DNA gyrase subunit A, with amino-acid sequence MENPNEKIIPINIEDEMKTAYIDYSMSVIVSRALPDVRDGLKPVHRRVLYGMTELGLASNRPYKKSARIVGEVLGKYHPHGDSSVYDTMVRMAQPWSLRYQMVDGQGNFGSIDGDPPAAMRYTEARLKKLAEEMMVDIDKNTVDFQTNFDDSLKEPTVLPSKIPNLLVNGAAGIAVGMATNMAPHNLKEVCNGVIAYVDNRDITIQELMEHIKAPDFPTGGTIYGYEGVKNAFETGRGRIVMRGKAEIVESKTGREQIIINEVPYQVSPSQIIVKAVDLVNEKVIEGISEIRDESDRNGLRIVFDLKRDAIPNIVLNQLFKFTPLQTSFSVNNIALVKGRPMTLNLKDLVHHYVEHRHEVVIRRTEYELEEARKKAHILEGLLIALDNLDEVISLIRSSNNPEDARNGLMTRFNLSEIQARAILDMRLQKLTGLERDKIREEHKEIMLTIAKLEEILGSEELRMQIIKDELAEVRDKYGDERRTNIEFDSGDLNIEDLIPNEDVVITISRMGYVKRTSLSEYRTQSRGGVGNRGVKHRDEDFVEHLLSAKTHNYMLFFTEQGRCFWMKVYEIPEGAKATKGRPIQNLIAIPSDDVVKAYISVEGLDNDEYLDNNFIIMCTKNGIIKKTTLRAYSRPRANGINAITVKDGDELLEAKLTNGNNEILLAKKLGKAIRFNESLVRPMGRTAAGVKGVKLENDDDEVIGMVCVKSVEEETIMVVSEKGYGKRTAVEDYRITGRGGKGVKTLNITEKTGNLVAIKSVTDNDDLMIINRSGIAIRLPLETLRIMGRATQGVRLIKLREGDEIASVAKVNKEEEEENTETLEDGTIENGENGQDDSSEIVDNNDN; translated from the coding sequence ATGGAAAATCCGAACGAAAAGATAATTCCAATCAATATTGAGGATGAAATGAAAACGGCCTACATCGATTATTCGATGTCGGTAATTGTTTCAAGAGCCCTGCCCGACGTAAGGGATGGTTTAAAACCCGTACACCGCAGGGTGCTTTATGGCATGACCGAGCTTGGCCTGGCCAGCAACCGACCATACAAAAAATCGGCAAGGATAGTGGGGGAGGTGCTTGGAAAATACCACCCGCATGGCGATTCTTCGGTGTATGACACCATGGTGCGTATGGCACAACCCTGGAGTCTGCGATATCAAATGGTGGACGGGCAAGGAAACTTTGGCTCTATTGATGGAGACCCCCCTGCGGCTATGCGTTATACTGAGGCTCGTTTGAAAAAATTGGCCGAAGAAATGATGGTGGATATTGACAAAAACACGGTCGATTTTCAAACAAACTTCGACGATTCGCTTAAAGAACCAACCGTTTTGCCTTCAAAAATTCCAAACTTGCTCGTAAACGGAGCGGCAGGAATTGCAGTGGGTATGGCCACCAACATGGCTCCACACAACCTTAAAGAAGTGTGTAACGGAGTTATAGCCTACGTAGATAATAGAGACATTACCATACAGGAATTGATGGAGCATATCAAAGCTCCCGATTTTCCGACAGGAGGAACTATATATGGCTACGAAGGGGTAAAAAATGCTTTCGAGACAGGCAGAGGAAGAATTGTAATGCGGGGTAAAGCCGAGATTGTAGAAAGCAAAACCGGCAGAGAGCAAATCATTATCAACGAAGTTCCCTATCAGGTTTCGCCATCCCAAATCATTGTAAAAGCGGTTGATTTGGTAAATGAAAAAGTAATAGAAGGCATCAGCGAAATACGCGATGAGAGCGATAGAAACGGTTTGCGAATTGTTTTTGACCTAAAACGAGATGCAATTCCGAACATCGTTTTAAACCAACTTTTTAAATTTACGCCGCTTCAAACCTCGTTTTCGGTTAATAATATTGCTCTTGTAAAAGGCCGACCGATGACCTTAAATCTCAAAGATTTGGTGCATCACTATGTAGAGCATCGGCATGAGGTGGTAATAAGAAGAACCGAATATGAACTGGAAGAAGCACGCAAAAAAGCCCATATTTTAGAGGGTTTATTGATTGCTCTTGACAATCTGGATGAGGTTATTAGCCTGATTCGTTCATCAAATAATCCGGAAGATGCAAGAAATGGCTTAATGACTCGCTTTAATCTGTCAGAGATTCAGGCACGAGCCATTTTGGATATGCGATTGCAAAAACTTACCGGACTTGAACGCGACAAAATCAGAGAAGAGCATAAAGAAATCATGCTTACCATTGCCAAATTGGAAGAAATTCTTGGCAGTGAAGAATTAAGAATGCAAATTATTAAGGATGAATTGGCCGAAGTTAGAGACAAATATGGCGACGAAAGACGCACCAATATTGAGTTTGACAGCGGCGATTTAAACATCGAAGATCTGATTCCGAACGAAGATGTTGTTATTACTATCTCCAGAATGGGATATGTAAAACGAACTTCTTTGAGCGAATACAGAACCCAATCGAGAGGTGGGGTTGGAAATAGGGGAGTTAAGCACCGTGATGAAGATTTCGTTGAACACTTATTGTCGGCCAAAACGCACAACTATATGCTTTTCTTTACAGAGCAAGGTCGATGTTTTTGGATGAAAGTATATGAAATTCCCGAAGGTGCAAAAGCAACCAAAGGACGACCCATTCAAAACCTCATTGCCATTCCGAGTGATGATGTGGTAAAAGCATATATTTCGGTAGAAGGCTTGGATAATGACGAATATTTGGACAATAATTTTATCATTATGTGTACCAAAAATGGTATTATCAAAAAAACCACGCTTCGTGCTTATTCCCGCCCACGTGCCAACGGCATTAATGCCATAACAGTAAAAGACGGGGATGAATTATTGGAAGCAAAATTGACCAATGGCAACAACGAAATTCTTTTGGCCAAAAAACTTGGCAAAGCCATCCGATTCAACGAATCATTGGTGAGACCTATGGGTAGAACAGCCGCCGGAGTGAAAGGTGTGAAACTTGAAAATGATGACGATGAGGTAATTGGCATGGTTTGTGTCAAGAGTGTGGAAGAAGAAACCATTATGGTAGTTTCGGAAAAAGGATACGGAAAACGCACAGCAGTAGAAGATTATCGTATTACCGGTAGAGGTGGTAAAGGTGTAAAAACCTTAAACATCACCGAAAAAACAGGAAATTTGGTAGCCATAAAATCTGTAACCGACAACGATGATTTAATGATTATCAATCGTTCAGGTATTGCAATACGACTTCCGCTTGAAACCCTAAGAATAATGGGCAGAGCCACACAGGGTGTGCGATTAATAAAACTTAGAGAAGGAGATGAGATTGCATCTGTAGCTAAGGTAAATAAAGAAGAAGAGGAAGAAAATACTGAAACTTTGGAAGACGGAACAATTGAAAACGGAGAAAACGGGCAAGATGATTCGTCTGAAATAGTGGACAATAATGACAATTAA